The following proteins are co-located in the Candidatus Woesearchaeota archaeon genome:
- a CDS encoding FKBP-type peptidyl-prolyl cis-trans isomerase: protein MTKIKKGDFIELDYTGKSKEEGIIFDTTIESVAKENGLYSGKAEYAPVIVCVGQKHLLPGLDGHLEGTEAGKGYTFDIPPEGAFGKKDAKLLQLVPTARFKKENIQPMPGMQVDIDNHMGVIKTVSGGRTLVDFNHPLSGKEVVYSIDIKRIVEDSLEKVRSLLRMQLGLKGPEISMKDGTVEVDFPQEMPKEIVEMIEKQLAELVPDVKKLVFVAKPKADDKEGKAHQDENRAKEHAGHAHNEHEGHSHAGHDHSGHKH, encoded by the coding sequence ATGACAAAAATCAAGAAAGGGGATTTCATTGAGCTGGACTACACCGGCAAAAGCAAGGAAGAGGGCATAATTTTTGACACAACAATTGAAAGCGTTGCAAAAGAGAATGGATTATATTCAGGCAAGGCTGAATATGCGCCGGTGATTGTTTGCGTCGGCCAAAAGCATTTGCTGCCCGGCCTGGATGGCCATCTTGAAGGCACGGAGGCAGGGAAGGGTTATACTTTTGACATCCCGCCTGAAGGTGCATTCGGGAAAAAGGACGCCAAGCTTCTCCAGCTGGTTCCAACTGCTAGGTTCAAAAAGGAAAACATCCAGCCAATGCCTGGAATGCAGGTTGACATTGACAACCATATGGGAGTCATTAAGACTGTTTCAGGCGGGAGGACATTGGTTGACTTTAACCATCCGCTGTCTGGAAAAGAAGTTGTCTACTCAATTGATATCAAGAGGATAGTGGAAGACAGCCTTGAGAAGGTCAGAAGCCTGCTCAGGATGCAGCTTGGCCTGAAAGGGCCTGAAATCAGCATGAAGGATGGCACAGTTGAAGTTGATTTCCCGCAGGAAATGCCAAAGGAAATCGTTGAAATGATTGAAAAGCAGCTTGCTGAGCTTGTTCCTGATGTGAAAAAGCTTGTTTTTGTGGCCAAGCCCAAAGCCGATGATAAGGAAGGGAAGGCTCATCAGGATGAAAACAGGGCAAAGGAGCATGCTGGCCATGCGCACAACGAGCATG